The proteins below are encoded in one region of Belonocnema kinseyi isolate 2016_QV_RU_SX_M_011 chromosome 3, B_treatae_v1, whole genome shotgun sequence:
- the LOC117169535 gene encoding probable 28S ribosomal protein S6, mitochondrial — translation MPTYEMPMLLRLMTKPEMRTILKRTAQLIFDKGGFIRKIENLGVKPTPFKISAHGAIHKEANYFIFYFDVPPTKVIEIQDEYTRDIDIARLAIVKELKPLQQPCTLHEELLPPPYRPSVKKLLRVAQIQEKKNMNKQKFQYNNGLDYLPFQR, via the exons ATGCCGACTTACGAAATGCCGATGCTATTACGCCTTATGACCAAg CCGGAAATGAGAACAATCTTAAAGAGAACCGCACAGCTGATTTTTGACAAAGGTGGTTTTATTCGGAAAATAGAAAACCTAGGCGTAAAACCAACGCCATTTAAAATATCTGCACATGGTGCTATACATAAAGAAGCAAA ttaCTTTATTTTCTATTTCGACGTACCGCCGACGAAAGTTATAGAAATTCAGGACGAATACACTCGTGATATAGATATTGCTAGACTTGCAATTGTCAAAGAGTTGAAGCCGCTTCAACAACCATGCACATTACACGAAGAACTGTTGCCTCCTCCATACAG aCCCAGTGTGAAAAAATTATTGCGGGTCGCTCAAatacaagagaagaaaaatatgaataagcaGAAATTCCAATACAATAATGGACTCGATTATTTACCTTTCCAGAGATAA
- the LOC117169530 gene encoding DNA topoisomerase 3-alpha — MQSLLRIFSSISYRQNDFSSIRCFINFTPLLINKKDVKIMKVLNVAEKNDAAKNIAHIISRGGSRWRDSFSKFNKIYEFSTQLWNQNCQMLMTSVSGHLLGYDFAGAYRKWHGCHPLSLFDAPVIKNCPENFLPIKKTLEREVRSCDALIIWTDCDREGENIGFEIIQVCQAVNPNIRIYRAKFSEITNTSISRALATLGEPNKAVSDAVDVRSELDLRIGAAFTRFQTLRLQKVFPAKLGDMLISYGSCQFPTLGFVVERFLAIERFQSEPFWKIKVTDDRDDLRVEFRWARSRLFERLACQVIYDICQENPDAVVEKVTGKPKSKWRPLPLDTIELEKQGSRKLRMSAKETMQIAERLYTQGLISYPRTETNIFPKELNLQPLVEQQSQSQAWGDFAQRVLGDGINPRQGKKSDQAHPPIHPTKFVGNLHGNEAKVYEFVVRHFLACVAKNAEGHETVVDIDIAGEKFVASGLQIIAKNYLDVYIYEKWNAKEIHAYQQGQVFRPTSIEMPEEKTSAPNLLTEADLIALMDKHGIGTDATHAEHIETIKKREYVGLTNTQHFMPGKLGIGLVMGYDNMGFEMSKPNLRAELENDLKLICEGRKDPKDVLAQQISNYRNVFQIALGRANLIDRALAEYLEDNPLDAPEIEFATPGTDIVVFKCPRCGCDMTLKERRTQEGRFLSCMNFPTCNNAVWFPLSVESVEVLNDVCTRCPGGMHKLKFKFKPGTMPRFFPEYTTCIGGCDEIFNDQMDINERNVRKTTRPNDSGYSSNQSVNSTQRSRIVQNNPSSQRNANTNSSGSSRAASQVRPNQAAQNGTSRPQTRPAETARNQNNWSGPTRTNQNPPSQNSGNNQVSRPANVGMVASSSNSSFNNSTNQNWGNVDGGSTILCNCHDNAILLTVRKEGPNQGRQFYKCSKPQGSGCNFFTWASDDGNNETPARPPAPNNRPFQGADNNHRNNYNAPGPSTSWGNTGTANDSGDNVMCTCNQPARKLTVAKEGPNKGRQFYACPKGIGSTCKFFLWADDENTGSNNGDDWGGGGGGGGGGWGGGGGWGGGGDWGGSSTGRGRGRGRGGSSGAPRKPRATAGAKRKCGICGIEGHTKKTCPQNSMDR, encoded by the exons ATGCAGAGCCTGCTACGGATTTTTTCGAGTATATCTTATAGACAAAATGATTTTAGTAGTATAAGGTGTTTCATTAATTTTACGCCattattaatcaataaaaaagacgtaAAAATCATGAAGGTGCTTAACGTCGCTGAAAAAAATGACGCTGCCAAGAATATAGCTCACATTATCTCTCGCGGTGGTAGTCGATGG AGAGATAGTTTTTCAAAGTTCAATAAAATCTACGAATTCAGTACTCAATTATGGAACCAAAATTGCCAAATGCTTATGACTTCGGTTTCTGGGCACTTATTGGGATACGATTTTGCGGGAGCTTATCGCAAATGGCATGGTTGTCATCCTTTAAGTTTATTCGATGCTCCGGTTATAAAGAATTGTCCCGAAAATTtccttccaattaaaaaaacctTGGAAAGGGAAGTGAGAAGTTGCGATGCTCTGATAATCTGGACCGATTGCGATAGAGAAGGAGAGAATATTGGCTTTGAAATAATTCAGGTGTGTCAAGCTGTTAACCCCAACATTAGGATTTACAG AGCCAAATTCTCAGAAATAACGAATACATCCATAAGCAGAGCTCTTGCAACTCTTGGTGAGCCAAATAAGGCAGTTAGTGATGCCGTTGACGTAAGAAGTGAACTAGATTTGCGAATAGGTGCagcatttacaagatttcaaactCTGCGACTTCAGAAAGTATTTCCTGCAAAGTTGGGAGACATGTTGATTAGTTATGGCAGTTGCCAATTTCCAACGCTTGGTTTCGTCGTAGAAAGATTCTTAGCCATAGAGCGATTCCAGTCTGAaccattttggaaaataaaagttACGGACGATCGAGATGATCTCCGCGTTGAATTCAGATGGGCTAGAAGCAGGCTCTTTGAAAGATTAGCTTGCCAGGTGATTTATGACATCTGTCAGGAAAATCCTGATGCAGTTGTTGAAAAGGTGACTGGTAAACCAAAAAGCAAGTGGAGACCACTGCCTTTAGATACCATT gAACTCGAAAAACAAGGATCTCGTAAGCTTCGCATGAGTGCAAAAGAGACGATGCAAATAGCAGAGAGATTATATACCCAAGGACTGATTAGCTACCCGCGTACGGAGACGAATATATTTCCTAAGGAATTGAATTTACAGCCTCTTGTTGAACAACAGTCACAAAGCCAAGCCTGGGGTGATTTTGCTCAACGAGTTCTCGGAGATGGTATAAATCCAAGGCAAGGAAAAAAGAGCGATCAAGCTCATCCTCCGATTCATCCAACCAAGTTCGTGGGAAATCTTCATG GGAACGAAGCCAAAGTCTACGAATTTGTCGTAAGACACTTTCTCGCTTGCGTGGCAAAGAATGCTGAGGGTCATGAGACAGTCGTCGATATTGACATTGCGGGAGAGAAATTTGTAGCCAGTGGTCTGCAAATTATAGCCAAAAACTACTTGGATGTGTACATTTACGAAAAGTGGAATGCCAAAGAGATTCACGCCTACCAGCAAGGGCAAGTGTTTAGACCGACTAGTATCGAAATGCCAGAAGAAAAAACTTCCGCTCCTAATTTGCTGACGGAAGCTGACTTGATTGCTTTAATGGACAAACACGGAATTGGCACAGACGCCACGCATGCTGAGCACATAGAGACAATTAAGAAAAGAGAATATGTTGGCTTGACAAACACCCAGCATTTTATGCCTGGAAAATTGGGCATTGGATTAGTCATGGGTTATGATAACATGGGTTTTGAAATGTCGAAACCGAATCTCAGAGCTGAACTTGAAAACGACCTcaaact GATATGCGAAGGACGGAAAGATCCGAAAGATGTCCTTGCACAGCAAATATCAAACTACCGTAATGTGTTTCAAATAGCGTTAGGTCGCGCCAATTTAATTGATAGGGCTCTTGCTGAATATCTTGAAGACAATCCATTAGATGCTCCCGAAATCGAATTCGCAACGCCAGGCACAGATATCGTGGTTTTTAAATGCCCTAGGTGCGGCTGTGATATGACGCTGAAAGAGAGAAGAACACAAGAAGGAAGATTTCTCAGCTGCATGAATTTTCCAACTTGCAATAATGCTGTGTGGTTTCCTTTGTCTGTCGAAAGTGTGGAAGTTCTCAATGATGTTTGCACTCGC TGTCCGGGAGGAATGCACAAATTGAAATTCAAGTTTAAGCCAGGCACAATGCCACGATTCTTTCCTGAGTATACAACATGTATCGGTGGTTGTGATGAAATATTTAACGATCAGATGGATATAAATGAACGTAATGTTAGAAAAACAACACGACCGAATGATTCTGGTTACAGCAGTAACCAGAGTGTTAATAGTACTCAAAGAAGTAGAATTGTACAAAATAATCCGAGTAGTCAGAGGAATGCGAATACTAACAGCAGCGGAAGTTCAAGGGCCGCTTCACAAGTAAGGCCAAATCAGGCTGCTCAAAATGGAACTAGTAGACCTCAAACGAGGCCAGCTGAAACTGCTCGAAATCAAAATAATTGGTCGGGCCCAACGAGAACTAATCAAAACCCACCGAGTCAAAATAGTGGTAATAATCAAGTCTCTAGACCAGCAAATGTCGGAATGGTTGCTTCGAGTTCAAATTCTTCTTTCAATAACTCTACGAACCAAAATTGGGGAAACGTGGATGGTGGATCTACGATTTTGTGTAATTGTCACGATAATGCGATACTTTTGACGGTTAGGAAAGAAGGACCAAATCAAG gtCGGCAATTTTACAAGTGTAGTAAACCACAAGGATCCGGATGTAACTTCTTCACATGGGCCTCGGATGATGGAAATAATGAAACTCCAGCACGACCTCCTGCGCCTAATAACAGACCTTTTCAGGGTGCGGATAACAACCACCGTAATAATTACAATGCACCAGGACCTTCGACAAGTTGGGGAAATACTGGCACTGCAAACGATTCGGGCGACAACGTTATGTGCACGTGTAATCAACCAGCCAGAAA atTAACAGTTGCGAAAGAAGGGCCAAATAAGGGAAGACAATTTTACGCTTGTCCAAAGGGTATCGGCAGTACTTGCAAGTTTTTCCTATGGGCGGATGACGAGAACACAGGTTCGAATAACGGAGATGATTGGGGTGGTGGTGGTGGCGGAGGAGGAGGAGGTTGGGGTGGCGGAGGAGGTTGGGGAGGCGGTGGAGATTGGGGAGGATCGTCAACTGGAAGAGGCAGAGGACGGGGAAGAGGTGGAAGTTCAGGAGCTCCTAGAAAACCGCGAGCTACCGCTGGTGCCAAGAGGAAATGCGGAATTTGTGGAATTGaag GCCATACAAAGAAAACGTGTCCGCAGAATTCAATGGATCGTTAA
- the LOC117169536 gene encoding protein chibby homolog 1 — translation MPLFSSKFSPKKTPIRKASVSLANKDLSPKRLEKELGPDIGEIRICLGEQQAVFDHGMWIPESGQIGGTFKENESLKKDLRKLEEENNLLKIKLEVLLDMLTQTTAEANLDKEELEALKSRMSHDKRPAS, via the exons atgcCACTTTTTTCGAGCAAATTTTCTCCGAAAAAGACTCCTATCAGAAAAGCCTCGGTTTCTTTGGCAAATAAAGATCTAAGTCCGAAGAGGTTAGAAAAAGAATTAGGTCCAGACATTGGCGAAATAAGAATTTGTCTGGGCGAACAGCAGGCTGTTTTTGATCATGGAATGTGGATTCCTG AATCAGGACAAATAGGTGGTACGTTCAAGGAAAACGAATCACTAAAAAAAGATCTGAGAAAGCTAGAGGAGGAGAATaacttactaaaaataaaacttgaagttctATTAGATATg TTAACTCAGACAACGGCAGAGGCTAATTTGGATAAGGAAGAATTAGAAGCCCTCAAGAGTAGAATGTCTCATGATAAACGACCTGCTAGTtaa
- the LOC117169533 gene encoding 85/88 kDa calcium-independent phospholipase A2 isoform X2: MAWLGNIANSVLRNVFVEAPADVVLEVRSDQYGNRHIHCREDGVVLYNPGDKYKDKYEIVLHRPCTETLHQAYSLFRSENLEITEERFIIFKDKVPVLVQLCREMCNTGKIQKLCHTLVEHPTWNLAHLAAHLTLYDAFNHDVVNSQLNSSDPQTGVSPLQVAIQTNNLRMVQMLIEAKSSLEHLDHNRNTVYHYAATSTKDIITTLGPGLPITLNSRNSDGHTPMHVACRSDKPDCVKALLLVGADVNIPASEGQPSSPGYVGDFLHNKPNVLYPEDMKFGGTPLHWSVSREVINALIEKNCDIDALNFHGRTALHIMVQRKRLECVVALLSHMANVNITDDEGNTPLHIAVAEATPAIVQILIGFGADLNAVNWLQQTPRHLVSHDTNDGNKILYILHAVGAERCSKDMLGCTTGCKYDEEYNGIAPPEPPTAVPRTILDQMLYVASMEKLASKKRTPLKGGRLLCLDGGGIRGLVLVQTLLEVESVLGEPIVSYFDWVAGTSTGGILALGLAAGKTLKECQALYFRLKEEAFVGMRPYNSEPFEKILKECLGAERVMLDIKDRKVMITGVLADRKPVDLHLFRNYDSPSIIMNVPTSTKFKETLPPEEQLLWKAARATGAAPSYFRAFGRFLDGGLIANNPTLDAMTEIHEYNLALKAMGRSEEVVPLSVVVSIGTGLIPVTSLTEIDVFKPEGLWDAAKLAMGVSTLGHLLVDQATMSDGRVVDRARTWCSMIGVPYYRFNPQLTKEIAMDEKSDVQLAEMIWTAKAFMHANRNQIKELAAVMNSMARSMD, translated from the exons ATGGCGTGGCTTGGCAATATTGCCAATAGTGTGCTTCGGAACGTTTTCGTCGAAGCTCCAGCAGACGTAGTTTTGGAGGTTAGATCAGACCAGTACGGAAATCGACACATTCATTGCCGAGAAGACGGTGTTGTTTTGTATAATCCAGGAGACAAATATAAGGACAAGTATGAAATCGTTCTCCACAGACCTTGCACTGAAACGCTTCATCAGGCTTACAG CCTTTTTCGCTCAGAAAATCTGGAAATCACAGAGGAACGATTTATCATATTCAAGGATAAAGTTCCAGTTCTTGTGCAATTATGCAGAGAG atgtGCAACACAGGAAAGATACAAAAGCTCTGCCATACACTCGTGGAGCATCCAACCTGGAATTTGGCCCACTTAGCGGCTCATTTAACCCTCTACGATGCTTTCAATCACGACGTCGTCAACAGCCAGTTGAATAGCAGCGATCCTCAAACAGGAGTATCACCACTGCAGGTAGCGATTCAGACCAATAACTTACGAATGGTCCAAATGTTAATCGAAGCAAAAAGCTCGTTGGAACACTTGGACCACAATCGCAATACCGTCTATCATTACGCGGCCACTTCTACCAAAGATATTATCACCACCCTCGGGCCCGGTCTTCCTATAACATTGAACAGTAGAAACAGCGATGGCCACACGCCCATGCACGTTGCTTGTCGCAGTGACAAGCCTGATTGCGTCAAAGCTCTCCTACTCGTTGGAGCCGATGTAAACATTCCTGCTTCCGAAGGTCAGCCCTCCAGTCCGGGTTACGTCGGCGACTTTCTCCACAACAAACCAAACGTCTTGTACCCGGAAGACATGAAATTCGGAGGCACTCCTCTGCATTGGTCCGTAAGTCGAGAAGTAATCAACGCCTTAATAGAAAAGAATTGCGACATCGACGCTCTGAATTTTCACGGTCGTACCGCTTTGCACATTATGGTTCAACGAAAGAGACTCGAGTGTGTCGTTGCTCTTCTCAGTCACATGGCCAACGTGAACATCACCGACGACGAGGGAAATACTCCTCTGCATATTGCAGTCGCTGAGGCAACTCCTGCCATTGTTCAAATCCTTATCGGTTTCGGAGCCGATCTGAACGCAGTAAATTGGCTCCAGCAAACGCCAAGACACTTGGTCAGCCACGACACCAATGAtggtaataaaattttgtatattctcCACGCAGTTGGAGCAGAACGTTGTTCAAAGGACATGCTGGGTTGCACGACTGGTTGCAAATATGACGAGGAATATAATGGAATAGCCCCGCCAGAACCACCGACTGCTGTTCCCAGAACGATTTTGGATCAGATGCTGTACGTTGCGAGTATGGAAAAGTTGGCGTCAAAGAAACGGACACCCTTGAAAGGCGGAAGATTGTTGTGTCTTGATGGCGGTGGAATTCGTGGATTAGTCCTGGTACAAACTCTGCTGGAGGTGGAGTCCGTTCTTGGAGAGCCGATAGTGAGTTATTTCGATTGGGTCGCTGGAACATCAACTGGTGGGATCCTTGCTCTTGGATTGGCTGCAGGGAAAACTTTGAAGGAGTGCCAGGCTCTTTACTTTCGTCTGAAGGAGGAAGCTTTTGTCGGCATGCGGCCATATAATAGCGAGCCTTTCGAGAAGATCCTGAAAGAATGCTTAGGAGCGGAACGAGTCATGTTGGATATCAAAGATCGTAAGGTCATGATCACCGGTGTTCTTGCTGATCGCAAGCCTGTGGATTTACACTTGTTTCGAAATTATGATTCCCCGAGTATAATAATGAATGTCCCGACTAGCACAAAGTTTAAGGAAACACTTCCTCCGGAGGAACAGCTTCTTTGGAAAGCGGCTCGAGCTACTGGAGCGGCTCCCTCGTACTTTCGAGCTTTTGGACGATTTTTGGATGGTGGATTGATTGCTAATAATCCGACCCTGGACGCGATGACCGAGATTCATGAATATAATTTGGCGCTGAAAGCGATGGGGAGAAGTGAGGAAGTTGTTCCTTTATCGGTGGTCGTTTCTATCGGAACTGGGTTGATCCCGGTGACTTCGTTGACGGAAATAGATGTGTTTAAACCGGAAGGCCTGTGGGATGCGGCAAAACTGGCGATGGGCGTTTCCACGTTGGGACATCTCTTGGTTGACCAAGCAACAATGAGTGATGGGAGGGTTGTGGATCGAGCCAGAACCTGGTGTTCGATGATTGGAGTTCCTTATTACCGGTTTAATCCGCAACTGACAAAGGAAATAGCCATGGACGAGAAAAGTGATGTTCAGTTGGCGGAAATGATATGGACAGCTAAGGCGTTTATGCACGCCAATAGGAATCAAATTAAAGAGTTAGCTGCTGTTATGAACTCAATGGCCCGATCCATGGATTGA
- the LOC117169533 gene encoding 85/88 kDa calcium-independent phospholipase A2 isoform X1, translating to MAWLGNIANSVLRNVFVEAPADVVLEVRSDQYGNRHIHCREDGVVLYNPGDKYKDKYEIVLHRPCTETLHQAYSLFRSENLEITEERFIIFKDKVPVLVQLCREVVKFYEMCNTGKIQKLCHTLVEHPTWNLAHLAAHLTLYDAFNHDVVNSQLNSSDPQTGVSPLQVAIQTNNLRMVQMLIEAKSSLEHLDHNRNTVYHYAATSTKDIITTLGPGLPITLNSRNSDGHTPMHVACRSDKPDCVKALLLVGADVNIPASEGQPSSPGYVGDFLHNKPNVLYPEDMKFGGTPLHWSVSREVINALIEKNCDIDALNFHGRTALHIMVQRKRLECVVALLSHMANVNITDDEGNTPLHIAVAEATPAIVQILIGFGADLNAVNWLQQTPRHLVSHDTNDGNKILYILHAVGAERCSKDMLGCTTGCKYDEEYNGIAPPEPPTAVPRTILDQMLYVASMEKLASKKRTPLKGGRLLCLDGGGIRGLVLVQTLLEVESVLGEPIVSYFDWVAGTSTGGILALGLAAGKTLKECQALYFRLKEEAFVGMRPYNSEPFEKILKECLGAERVMLDIKDRKVMITGVLADRKPVDLHLFRNYDSPSIIMNVPTSTKFKETLPPEEQLLWKAARATGAAPSYFRAFGRFLDGGLIANNPTLDAMTEIHEYNLALKAMGRSEEVVPLSVVVSIGTGLIPVTSLTEIDVFKPEGLWDAAKLAMGVSTLGHLLVDQATMSDGRVVDRARTWCSMIGVPYYRFNPQLTKEIAMDEKSDVQLAEMIWTAKAFMHANRNQIKELAAVMNSMARSMD from the exons ATGGCGTGGCTTGGCAATATTGCCAATAGTGTGCTTCGGAACGTTTTCGTCGAAGCTCCAGCAGACGTAGTTTTGGAGGTTAGATCAGACCAGTACGGAAATCGACACATTCATTGCCGAGAAGACGGTGTTGTTTTGTATAATCCAGGAGACAAATATAAGGACAAGTATGAAATCGTTCTCCACAGACCTTGCACTGAAACGCTTCATCAGGCTTACAG CCTTTTTCGCTCAGAAAATCTGGAAATCACAGAGGAACGATTTATCATATTCAAGGATAAAGTTCCAGTTCTTGTGCAATTATGCAGAGAGGTAGTTAAGTTCTATGAA atgtGCAACACAGGAAAGATACAAAAGCTCTGCCATACACTCGTGGAGCATCCAACCTGGAATTTGGCCCACTTAGCGGCTCATTTAACCCTCTACGATGCTTTCAATCACGACGTCGTCAACAGCCAGTTGAATAGCAGCGATCCTCAAACAGGAGTATCACCACTGCAGGTAGCGATTCAGACCAATAACTTACGAATGGTCCAAATGTTAATCGAAGCAAAAAGCTCGTTGGAACACTTGGACCACAATCGCAATACCGTCTATCATTACGCGGCCACTTCTACCAAAGATATTATCACCACCCTCGGGCCCGGTCTTCCTATAACATTGAACAGTAGAAACAGCGATGGCCACACGCCCATGCACGTTGCTTGTCGCAGTGACAAGCCTGATTGCGTCAAAGCTCTCCTACTCGTTGGAGCCGATGTAAACATTCCTGCTTCCGAAGGTCAGCCCTCCAGTCCGGGTTACGTCGGCGACTTTCTCCACAACAAACCAAACGTCTTGTACCCGGAAGACATGAAATTCGGAGGCACTCCTCTGCATTGGTCCGTAAGTCGAGAAGTAATCAACGCCTTAATAGAAAAGAATTGCGACATCGACGCTCTGAATTTTCACGGTCGTACCGCTTTGCACATTATGGTTCAACGAAAGAGACTCGAGTGTGTCGTTGCTCTTCTCAGTCACATGGCCAACGTGAACATCACCGACGACGAGGGAAATACTCCTCTGCATATTGCAGTCGCTGAGGCAACTCCTGCCATTGTTCAAATCCTTATCGGTTTCGGAGCCGATCTGAACGCAGTAAATTGGCTCCAGCAAACGCCAAGACACTTGGTCAGCCACGACACCAATGAtggtaataaaattttgtatattctcCACGCAGTTGGAGCAGAACGTTGTTCAAAGGACATGCTGGGTTGCACGACTGGTTGCAAATATGACGAGGAATATAATGGAATAGCCCCGCCAGAACCACCGACTGCTGTTCCCAGAACGATTTTGGATCAGATGCTGTACGTTGCGAGTATGGAAAAGTTGGCGTCAAAGAAACGGACACCCTTGAAAGGCGGAAGATTGTTGTGTCTTGATGGCGGTGGAATTCGTGGATTAGTCCTGGTACAAACTCTGCTGGAGGTGGAGTCCGTTCTTGGAGAGCCGATAGTGAGTTATTTCGATTGGGTCGCTGGAACATCAACTGGTGGGATCCTTGCTCTTGGATTGGCTGCAGGGAAAACTTTGAAGGAGTGCCAGGCTCTTTACTTTCGTCTGAAGGAGGAAGCTTTTGTCGGCATGCGGCCATATAATAGCGAGCCTTTCGAGAAGATCCTGAAAGAATGCTTAGGAGCGGAACGAGTCATGTTGGATATCAAAGATCGTAAGGTCATGATCACCGGTGTTCTTGCTGATCGCAAGCCTGTGGATTTACACTTGTTTCGAAATTATGATTCCCCGAGTATAATAATGAATGTCCCGACTAGCACAAAGTTTAAGGAAACACTTCCTCCGGAGGAACAGCTTCTTTGGAAAGCGGCTCGAGCTACTGGAGCGGCTCCCTCGTACTTTCGAGCTTTTGGACGATTTTTGGATGGTGGATTGATTGCTAATAATCCGACCCTGGACGCGATGACCGAGATTCATGAATATAATTTGGCGCTGAAAGCGATGGGGAGAAGTGAGGAAGTTGTTCCTTTATCGGTGGTCGTTTCTATCGGAACTGGGTTGATCCCGGTGACTTCGTTGACGGAAATAGATGTGTTTAAACCGGAAGGCCTGTGGGATGCGGCAAAACTGGCGATGGGCGTTTCCACGTTGGGACATCTCTTGGTTGACCAAGCAACAATGAGTGATGGGAGGGTTGTGGATCGAGCCAGAACCTGGTGTTCGATGATTGGAGTTCCTTATTACCGGTTTAATCCGCAACTGACAAAGGAAATAGCCATGGACGAGAAAAGTGATGTTCAGTTGGCGGAAATGATATGGACAGCTAAGGCGTTTATGCACGCCAATAGGAATCAAATTAAAGAGTTAGCTGCTGTTATGAACTCAATGGCCCGATCCATGGATTGA